A part of Sulfurirhabdus autotrophica genomic DNA contains:
- the rplR gene encoding 50S ribosomal protein L18 produces the protein MDKKQTRLRRARKTRAKIAELHMVRLSVHRTNSHIYAQIIDQNGNKVLASSSTLDVVVRKEMPNGGNTQAATSIGKSIAEKAKSLGIVKVAFDRSGFKYHGRIKALAEAARESGLEF, from the coding sequence ATGGATAAGAAGCAAACTCGTTTGCGCAGAGCACGTAAAACTCGTGCCAAAATCGCTGAGTTGCATATGGTACGTTTGTCTGTTCATCGTACAAATTCTCATATATATGCACAGATCATCGATCAGAATGGTAATAAAGTTCTGGCAAGTTCATCAACGCTTGATGTCGTTGTGCGTAAAGAGATGCCTAATGGTGGAAATACACAAGCTGCTACCAGTATTGGTAAAAGCATTGCTGAAAAAGCAAAGAGCCTGGGTATCGTAAAGGTTGCATTTGACCGTTCCGGTTTTAAGTATCACGGTAGAATTAAAGCTTTGGCTGAAGCTGCTCGTGAAAGCGGTTTGGAATTTTAG
- the rplF gene encoding 50S ribosomal protein L6, with translation MSRVAKNPITVPANVEVTLSASEISVKGPLGTLVRKMSPDVSIDREGDLLQCKAVNETNLANAMSGTMRSLVANMVQGVSVGYERKLTLVGVGYRAQAAGDTLNLTLGFSHPVAHKMPAGIQVTTPTQTEVLIKGVDKQVVGQVAADIRAYRRPEPYKGKGVRYADEVVKLKETKKK, from the coding sequence ATGTCACGAGTCGCTAAAAATCCTATTACGGTACCGGCAAATGTAGAAGTCACTTTAAGTGCTTCTGAAATTTCGGTTAAGGGCCCTCTCGGCACATTGGTTCGTAAAATGTCTCCTGATGTTTCAATTGATCGCGAAGGTGATTTATTGCAATGCAAGGCGGTAAATGAAACTAATTTGGCAAATGCTATGTCTGGAACCATGCGTTCACTAGTTGCAAATATGGTTCAGGGTGTAAGTGTTGGTTATGAGCGTAAACTGACTTTGGTGGGTGTTGGATATCGTGCTCAGGCTGCAGGAGATACGCTTAATTTGACTTTGGGTTTTTCTCACCCGGTTGCTCACAAAATGCCAGCTGGCATTCAGGTAACTACCCCTACACAAACTGAAGTTTTGATTAAGGGTGTTGATAAGCAAGTGGTTGGTCAAGTTGCCGCAGATATTAGAGCTTATCGCCGTCCTGAACCTTATAAAGGTAAAGGTGTGCGCTACGCTGATGAAGTGGTTAAGTTGAAAGAAACCAAGAAGAAATAA
- the rplO gene encoding 50S ribosomal protein L15 produces the protein MELNTIKPAEGSKQERRRVGRGIGCGFGKTSGRGHKGQKSRAGGFHKVGFEGGQMPLQRRLPKRGFKSLTRDDTAEVRLSELQNLPVDTVDLLVLKQAGIISGKALAAKVFMSGELTRALKLQGVLTTKGARQAIESAGGSVSE, from the coding sequence ATGGAACTGAATACAATTAAACCTGCCGAAGGCAGTAAGCAGGAAAGAAGGCGTGTAGGTCGTGGTATTGGATGTGGATTTGGTAAAACTTCTGGACGTGGTCATAAGGGCCAGAAGTCACGCGCTGGTGGATTTCATAAGGTTGGCTTTGAAGGCGGACAGATGCCTTTGCAACGTCGCTTGCCTAAGCGTGGTTTCAAATCCCTTACAAGAGATGATACCGCTGAAGTTCGTTTGTCAGAATTACAAAACCTGCCAGTAGATACGGTAGACTTGCTAGTTTTGAAGCAGGCTGGGATTATTTCTGGAAAAGCGCTTGCTGCAAAGGTTTTTATGTCTGGTGAACTGACACGTGCACTTAAATTGCAAGGTGTTTTAACGACCAAAGGTGCGCGTCAAGCAATTGAAAGTGCCGGTGGCAGTGTTTCTGAATAA
- the rpsK gene encoding 30S ribosomal protein S11: MAKTTAARVRKKVKKNVAEGIAHIHASFNNTIVTITDRQGNALSWATSGGAGFKGSRKSTPFAAQVAAEAAGKAAQDCGVKNLEVRIKGPGPGRESAVRALNAVGFKITSISDVTPVPHNGCRPPKKRRI, translated from the coding sequence ATGGCAAAGACTACCGCTGCACGGGTACGCAAAAAAGTTAAAAAGAATGTGGCTGAAGGTATTGCTCACATTCATGCTTCATTTAACAACACTATCGTTACTATTACTGATCGTCAGGGTAATGCGCTTTCATGGGCTACTTCTGGTGGTGCTGGTTTTAAAGGTTCTCGTAAGAGTACACCTTTTGCTGCCCAGGTAGCTGCTGAGGCAGCAGGTAAAGCTGCACAAGATTGTGGGGTTAAAAACCTAGAAGTGCGAATTAAAGGACCTGGTCCTGGTCGCGAATCAGCCGTACGTGCACTCAATGCCGTTGGCTTTAAGATTACAAGCATTTCTGACGTGACGCCAGTGCCGCATAACGGCTGCCGCCCACCGAAGAAACGCCGTATTTAA
- the rpsE gene encoding 30S ribosomal protein S5 codes for MAKFEKQETTDGLREKMVQVNRVTKVVKGGRILGFAALTVVGDGDGSIGMGKGKSREVPVAVQKAMDEARRKLVKVNLKNGTLHHAVVGTHGAAKVFIQPASEGTGIIAGGPMRAIFEVMGVHNVLAKCIGSTNPYNVVRATINGLVSMNTPSEIAAKRGKSIEEIME; via the coding sequence ATGGCGAAATTCGAAAAGCAAGAAACGACTGATGGATTGCGCGAGAAAATGGTTCAGGTTAATCGCGTAACAAAAGTTGTTAAAGGTGGACGTATTCTTGGCTTTGCTGCTTTGACGGTGGTTGGAGATGGCGATGGAAGTATCGGTATGGGAAAGGGTAAATCCCGTGAAGTGCCGGTAGCAGTCCAAAAAGCTATGGATGAAGCGCGTCGAAAGCTTGTAAAGGTTAATTTGAAGAATGGTACATTGCATCATGCTGTAGTGGGTACGCACGGCGCTGCTAAAGTATTTATTCAACCTGCATCTGAAGGTACTGGTATTATTGCAGGCGGACCAATGCGCGCAATATTTGAAGTTATGGGTGTCCATAATGTGCTGGCAAAATGCATTGGTTCAACTAATCCTTACAATGTTGTTCGTGCAACCATTAATGGTTTGGTTTCCATGAATACTCCCTCAGAAATTGCTGCTAAACGTGGCAAATCTATTGAAGAAATAATGGAGTAA
- the rpmJ gene encoding 50S ribosomal protein L36 produces the protein MRVQASVKKICRKCKIIRRKGVVRVICEEPRHKQRQG, from the coding sequence ATGAGAGTACAGGCGTCGGTTAAAAAGATCTGCCGCAAGTGCAAGATTATTAGACGTAAAGGTGTGGTTCGCGTTATATGTGAAGAGCCTCGCCATAAACAGCGTCAAGGATAA
- the rpmD gene encoding 50S ribosomal protein L30 — translation MATTKKNANKMVKVTLVKSVIGTKKSHIACVRGLGLRRTNHTVELVDTPSVRGMINKVYYLVKCEG, via the coding sequence ATGGCTACTACCAAAAAGAATGCTAATAAAATGGTTAAAGTAACGCTTGTAAAAAGTGTTATTGGAACCAAGAAATCTCATATAGCTTGTGTGCGTGGCTTAGGGTTGCGTCGCACTAATCATACTGTTGAATTGGTTGATACACCTTCAGTTCGTGGCATGATTAATAAGGTTTACTACCTGGTGAAATGCGAGGGTTAA
- the rpsD gene encoding 30S ribosomal protein S4 — translation MARNLDPKCRQCRREGEKLFLKGEKCFTDKCSIERRSYAPGQHGQKSGQRLSDYGGQLRAKQKIRRIYGVLERQFRGYYYEADRLRGVTGENLLQLLESRLDTVTFRMGFGASRSESRQIVRHNGILVNGKRVNIPSYLVKPGDVVEVADKAKQHLRVKGALAAAEQRGFPEWIEVDVKALKGTYKAKPQRAELPSTINENLVVELYSK, via the coding sequence GTGGCTAGAAATCTTGACCCAAAATGCCGGCAGTGCCGCCGTGAGGGCGAAAAGCTGTTTTTAAAAGGTGAAAAGTGTTTCACCGATAAATGCTCAATTGAACGTAGAAGTTATGCTCCAGGCCAGCACGGCCAAAAGAGCGGACAAAGACTGTCAGATTATGGTGGTCAGTTGCGGGCTAAGCAAAAAATTCGTCGTATTTATGGTGTTTTAGAGCGTCAATTCCGTGGTTACTACTACGAAGCTGACCGACTGCGCGGTGTGACAGGTGAAAATTTGCTTCAACTGCTTGAAAGCCGTTTGGATACAGTTACTTTCCGTATGGGTTTTGGTGCTTCGCGTTCTGAGTCACGTCAAATTGTTCGTCACAATGGTATTTTGGTGAATGGTAAGCGTGTAAACATTCCTTCATATCTGGTTAAGCCGGGTGATGTTGTTGAAGTCGCGGATAAAGCAAAACAGCATTTGCGAGTTAAGGGTGCTTTAGCAGCTGCTGAGCAACGTGGATTTCCTGAGTGGATTGAAGTCGATGTCAAGGCTTTGAAAGGTACATATAAGGCAAAACCGCAGCGTGCTGAATTACCTTCGACAATCAATGAGAATCTCGTTGTTGAATTGTATTCGAAGTAA
- the rpsM gene encoding 30S ribosomal protein S13 — translation MARIAGVNIANHQHAVIALTAIYGIGSDRARKICEAAKVNFSAKIKDLSDTEMDKLRDEVGKFTVEGDLRREVTMNIKRLMDLGCYRGVRHRRGLPLRGQRTKTNARTRKGPRKAIRSTK, via the coding sequence ATGGCCCGCATTGCTGGGGTAAACATTGCGAATCACCAACATGCCGTTATTGCATTGACGGCTATATATGGTATTGGTAGTGACCGCGCACGTAAAATTTGCGAGGCCGCTAAAGTTAATTTTTCAGCTAAAATCAAAGATCTTAGCGATACGGAAATGGATAAGCTACGTGATGAAGTGGGCAAGTTTACGGTAGAAGGTGATTTACGCCGTGAAGTGACCATGAATATCAAGCGTTTGATGGATCTTGGTTGTTACCGAGGTGTACGTCATCGCCGGGGTTTGCCTCTCCGTGGCCAGCGTACAAAAACCAATGCGAGAACTCGTAAAGGTCCGCGCAAGGCTATTAGGTCCACGAAGTAA
- the infA gene encoding translation initiation factor IF-1 — protein sequence MAKEDTIQMQGEVVENLPNATFRVKLENGHVVLAHISGKMRMHYIRILPGDKVTVELTPYDLSRARITFRAK from the coding sequence ATGGCAAAAGAAGATACGATACAGATGCAAGGGGAGGTAGTGGAAAATCTTCCGAACGCAACCTTTCGTGTCAAACTGGAAAATGGTCACGTTGTGTTAGCGCATATTTCTGGAAAAATGCGAATGCACTACATTCGAATTCTGCCTGGTGATAAAGTCACTGTTGAGTTGACTCCTTATGACTTATCCAGAGCAAGAATTACTTTCAGAGCTAAATAA
- the secY gene encoding preprotein translocase subunit SecY: MGDLKRRLWFVLLALIVYRIGAHIPVPGIDPVALESLFRSQQGGILGMFNMFSGGALSRFTVFALGIMPYISASIIMQLLTVVSPQLEQLKKEGESGRKKITQYTRYGTVFLAIFQGFGIAIALESQPGLVLEAGMMFRLTTLVTLVTGTMFLMWLGEQITERGIGNGISLIIFAGIVAGLPHAIGGTLELARTGAFSIPLVLILFVGAIAVTAFVVFVERGQRKILVNYAKRQVGRKVYGGQSSHLPLKLNMAGVIPPIFASSIILFPATLAGWFGSNENMSWLKDFGSTLSPGQPLYVLLYASAIVFFCFFYTALVFNPKETAENLKKSGAFVPGIRPGEQTSRYIDKIMSRLTLIGAIYITLVCLLPEFLIVKFNVPFYFGGTSLLIIVVVTMDFMSQVQAYAMSKQYDSLLKKANFKGGGFISR; this comes from the coding sequence ATGGGCGATCTGAAAAGACGTCTATGGTTTGTTCTGCTTGCATTGATCGTTTATAGAATTGGTGCTCATATTCCAGTGCCTGGGATTGATCCGGTTGCCCTTGAATCCCTGTTTCGTTCCCAACAAGGTGGCATATTGGGAATGTTTAATATGTTTTCTGGAGGAGCTCTTTCACGCTTTACTGTTTTTGCATTAGGTATCATGCCGTATATTTCTGCATCGATTATTATGCAATTGCTGACGGTTGTTTCGCCACAGTTGGAGCAACTGAAGAAAGAAGGTGAAAGTGGTCGTAAAAAGATTACTCAATATACCCGTTACGGTACGGTATTCCTAGCGATTTTTCAGGGTTTTGGTATCGCAATTGCACTCGAATCGCAACCTGGCCTGGTTTTAGAGGCGGGGATGATGTTTCGCTTAACTACGCTTGTTACTTTAGTGACCGGCACCATGTTTTTAATGTGGTTGGGTGAACAAATTACTGAGAGGGGTATTGGTAACGGTATTTCCTTGATTATTTTTGCTGGTATTGTAGCAGGCTTGCCTCATGCAATTGGCGGTACTTTGGAATTGGCAAGGACAGGTGCTTTTTCGATCCCATTAGTTTTAATCTTATTCGTAGGCGCAATTGCTGTTACTGCATTTGTGGTTTTTGTTGAACGTGGACAACGCAAAATATTGGTTAACTATGCCAAAAGACAGGTTGGACGTAAAGTATATGGTGGGCAAAGCTCTCATCTACCGTTGAAGTTAAATATGGCTGGTGTAATCCCACCCATTTTTGCTTCAAGTATTATTTTATTTCCGGCTACGCTTGCTGGCTGGTTCGGAAGTAATGAAAATATGAGTTGGCTTAAAGATTTTGGCTCTACATTATCACCTGGGCAGCCGCTGTATGTCCTTTTGTATGCATCTGCTATTGTTTTCTTTTGCTTTTTTTATACGGCTTTAGTGTTTAACCCTAAAGAAACGGCTGAAAATTTGAAGAAGAGTGGAGCTTTTGTACCCGGTATTCGACCAGGTGAACAAACGTCGCGCTATATTGACAAGATTATGAGTCGTCTGACTTTAATCGGTGCAATATATATTACATTAGTCTGTTTGCTACCTGAGTTTTTAATTGTTAAGTTTAATGTTCCATTCTATTTTGGTGGTACATCGCTTTTAATTATTGTTGTAGTGACGATGGACTTTATGTCACAAGTTCAAGCTTATGCCATGTCAAAGCAGTATGACAGTTTGCTAAAAAAGGCGAACTTTAAAGGTGGTGGTTTCATTTCTCGTTAA